In the Sandaracinus amylolyticus genome, CCACCGATCACCTGAGTGGAGCCGAGTATCCGGCGTGGGTGAACCAGCTTCGGCAGTGGCGCGGCGTTACGCGATATCTGGCGCGGCGCGCGACTCGCCGGAGGTGATCAGCGGTACGTGGCGCGTGACGTCGGACGTGCTGCTTCTGAAGCGCCCACGCGGGCTCGATTGGATTGAGGTCAAGAGAGTAAGGCGGCTGATACAGCACGCGAACGCCGCGTTCGCGGCACAGCGGCACGACGCGCGGATCGTGATGCGCGCTGAGGTTGTCCATCACGATCACGTCACCGCGTCGGAGCTTCGGCAGCAGCTTCTTTGCGACCCAGTCCACGAACCGGTCCGCCTTCGTCGATGCGAACATCGTGGTCAGCACGACCCACCCGTCCCATCGAATCGCACCGAGCAGAGTGAGATTCTTCCCCCAGTTCATCGGCAATCGGTCGATCGCCTCCATGCCTCGCTTCACCCAAGCGTGGCTGCGACTCATCGACAGATTCATCCCGACTCGTCGAGGAAGACGAGCCGCTCGGTCGGGATGCGTCGCACGCGCTTTAGGAACGCGGCGCGCTTCTCGACGACGTCGGGGCGACGAACCTCGAGCGGCCGTCTGCGCTTTTTTTCACCACGTAGCCGAACCGGTGCAGCGCGCGCTTGATCGTGGAGACATGGACGCGCGCGGAGCCGCGGCGACCTCGGTTGTACGCCGCCGCGATCTCCACCGCATTTGCGTCCTTCAGCTCTTCCACGATCGCGTCGGATCTCCTCGCGCTCGATCGCCGATCGCGTACCGCCCGCTTTCCGTGTCGGTCGGACGTGCCCTTCGTCGCGCTTCCGCCACAGCCACCGTTTGACCGTGGCTTCTCCGATTTGAAACCGCCGCGCGATCACCGCCGCGCTGCCCTCGCCAGCCTCGTACGCGCGAACGACCCGCTCTCGGAGTTCGATCGGATAAGCCTCAGCCATCCGCGAAGCAGATCACCTCGATCTACGTGGAGCAACGGATCAACCGAGACGCACTCTGGGGTTAAGCTCCGAAAAATGCACTCGCGCCATGCAGCTGAATCCTCCGCGGAGTACTGCGCCCGCTTGCATTTACTCAGCAGCCGCGACTTGTTGTCGGAAAACGACATCTCCGGCCCAAACAGAGATGCATGGCGATCGTCCGAGTACTCCGTCATTTCGGCTCGCGCGCTGTCCAGCGTCATGACGCGCGGCGTGACCCCGGGCAGTGCTGCCAGCGCGCGGACGTCTCCACGAAGGAAGTTGTTGGACCGCACGAGGGTCTCCAACTCACGGCAACGCTCATCGAAGAGAGTGGTGGTGTTCACGCCCCGTGGCTCCACGTTGGACGCGAGAGGGGCGGGTCACCGCCGACGATCGCTCACAGGCCTGAGATAGCACATTGAACCAGGCCTCGGCGGCGCCAGGACCGTCGTACATGTCGAGCTCGGCCGCAAACCCGATGTGCGCATTCTCTTGGATCGGTGGCCGAACGCCAGACGAGGCGTATGCAGGGCGCGAGCTCGACGTTCGAGCACGCCTCGCCTCCGCACACGCTGACGCCCGACGAGCGCGCGTCGCCGCGAACCGTGCCGTCTCGTGCGCGGCCTGCGCGACTCCCCCACTGCCCGCAGTAGCGGGCCACAAGCTCTCCGCGGCGCTCGTCTCGTCGGCATTCCGAGCGCCGTTCACTTGCAACGCCGAAGCATGGGCAAGCTCTCGCAGGAAGCAGCGCCATGACTCAAACCACTACGGGCGTGGTTTCATAAGCCTATTGTCGGGGCCGCGCGCCGGCCCAGCGTGGGCAGCGGCAGGACTAGCACGCGCGTCACAAGCGGAGACGCGTCACCCAGATCCAGCCAGTACACGACGGTCCCGAAGCTCTCGGCACGCGCCCAGCGCGCGACGTCAGTCCACGCGACGCGATGAAGCCCCTCCGAGCGCGAGCCGAGCTCGAAGCCATCGGGCCGGCGAATGACAACCGGACCACACGCGGCGCGAACATAGAATGCGCTGGCAACGAGCGTCGGCACGCCGACGAGCACGAGCAGCACGAGCGCGATCACCGGGACGGTGAGCGCGGACGCGAGGCTCCCGAACACGTAGCCGAAGAGTGCAATGGGGAGGAGGCCCGCGATCTTGCGCCACGGAGGGATCGGGCCGCACAACCAGTAGTTGTCGCGGAACCCATCACGCTCGAGCGCGATCCCGAGTTCGCGAGAGTCGGCCCGCCACTGCTTCGGCCGCTCCCACGAGACGGGATGCGCACAACGACAGAACGCCAGGAGCCGTTTCCAGCTCACGGACACGGCCTAGAGTGTGCCGCGGAAGTCGCCCGGCCCCGAACGGGCACGGGACCTCCGTCGAAGTCGATATGTCCGTGGGGAAACGCCCACGTCTTTCCAATGGCCCCGTGAAAGTCGATCTCACCGCCCCCCTGCCATCCCACCGAGATAGTCGGAGGACGATCGAACTGAATGTCTCCATATCCGCCCGAGCCGATCGGCCAGCTCACGTCTACGGTAAACCCCGCCTGACGAGCAGCGAACCCGACGCCGAATCCTTGCGCCACACCCTCGAAGTCACTGCGTCGCCCGGGATTGATCGACACGGCGACCCCGGCTCCAGCACCGATGGAGACTCCGTTGGAATAGCTCCCGCTGAAGTATACACCGTATTCCATGTGCCAACTGTTGTTTTCCCTGTAGATGTCGACGTACACGCCGGTGCCTCCTGCAACGCCGTGGCCGAGGGCGGCTCCGAAGGTTCCACCGACTGCCACAACGAACAGCCCCGACGGATCGGCGCGATTCACGGGATCGCTACCAGCGTACTCGTAAAGGTTCAGTCCGCCCCGGAATAGGATTGGGTCCTTCGTAGTCCAGCGACCTAGCGCGGAATCATAGTCCCTCGCTCCGAAATGCCACAGCTGTGGCGCCGGGAGGTAGATGCCGCCTGCGAATCCGAAGGGCTGTGCCCGCACGGCGCCGCCGAACGTCGGCACGCCCCAAGGATCGTAGTCGATCGACTGCACGACACTTCCAGTCGCGAGATCGACGATGCGCCGAACGCTGCCTCGCTCGTCGAGTACGATTCGATACGTGAAGTCGATGGTACCGTCGCCTCCGCGATCGATCCACATCGCATCGGGCGCGTGCGGGCGGCTTGCGTACCCGAAGTACGCGTAGTCGTCGATCCACGTGCTCCCGCTCAGCCAGTGACGGCGCCAGCCGATCGGTTCGAGCGCGTCTCGATAAAGGAACTCCTCGAACGCCCCGCTCGGCTCCTCGACCCCCACCAGACGTCCTGCCCCATCATACACGTACGTGTGGGCCGTGCTTCCGAGGGTGAATCGCCGCAGGTGACCGAAGCGGTCGTGGGCGAAGGTCCCAGTGCCCGACGCGCCGTAGGAGCGAGACGAGAGTTGCCCGATGGCATTGTAAGTACGACCTCCAACCGTAGGTTGGTCTTCTGCGTTGGGTGCGTGCGTCAGGCGATTTCCCGCGTCGTCGTACGCGTAGGTCGTCCAAGGTCCACTGCAGGTCGCACCGCAGGTCGAGCACCCCGGGATCTGACGCCAACCCTCCAGCCGACCGGCGGCGTCGTAGTCGTACTCCTCGCGCCGCGTGCCACTGGAGGTCGTCTCGAGTACAGCCTCGATCCTTCCGTTCGCGTCGCGACGGCAGACCTCGCGGCGCATCAGCGTCGTGCCCGTGGAGGCGTCCGTGTAGTCGAGTAGTGCGATCTCACCGAATGCACTGACGCTCTCGTCCGATTCGATGTCGCCCGTCACCACCGCGCGCGCGTTCGTCGAGTATGACAGCACTACGCTCGGCAGCGCGGGAGAGATCGAGACGCCGCTCGGCCACATATCGTCGTCGAGCTCGTGGGACACGACCTGCTCGGGCGACGCGTCGAACGAGACGGTTTCCGTGGCCAAGACGGATCCGGTCCAGTTCGGCGCAGACCAGTGCTCTACGACACCATTGATCAGACCGCTCCAGGTCTCCGACTGCAGGAGATCGCCGTCGTATTCGCGGTTCAGCGCCTGAGTGCCGCGGGCTACCGAGGCCAGGCGCCCGCCTGCGTCGAGCTGCACGGCAATCGCATCGTCCGGGAAGGTGCTGGTTCCTCCGACCGACGAGACGCGGCCATCGGGTTCGTAGCCGTAGTCGACCACGCGGCCGTCCCGCAACGTGATTTGATCCGGCTGGCCATCGAGCATGTAGGTCGTGCTCACGATCTGCGCGCCCGAGTAGGTCGCGGCAGGTGGCGTGTAGGTGTCTGGAAGATCGCGTCCGGTGTACGCGAACTCATGCCGCTGGGACGATGAATGGCCCGGCGTCTCGATCCACCTGAGGTTTGCCTCGGCGTCGCGCTCGATATCGACAACGTCGCTTCTGCCCGGCAGCAGCGCGGAGGTCGTCCACCCGCGATCGTCGGGCGTCAGGGTCGTCGTCTCTCCTTGCTGGGTCACGCCAACTAGCCAGCGACGCGTCGGATGATAGTCGAAATGCGTGTGACGCCGCGGCGTCGCGCTCGCGTTGCACGTCCCGCCGCTCAGCGGGGCCTGAATGACGTCTGACGGGCGGTCGGAGGTCGCGCTCGCGTAGCTGACGCAGATCGGATGCTGGCCCGGTATCGAGATCTGCGTCACGCGGCCTCTCGAATCGAGGACCGTGGTGACCCGACGGCTCGGGTCCGCGCTCTCGCTGTTTGAGACCACTGTGTACTCGTCGATGGCGTCGTCGAACGCGGTCGTCTGCGCAAACGTCCGGTCGCCGTTCGTCATGGAGTCGGTCTGAGTCCACGAGGCCGAGTTCGTGCGGGTGCGCGCGAACGTAGTCTCGCTCGCGCCGGCCTCGGGGCGCGAGATCGTCAGCCGCGCCAGTCGGCTCGCGCCCGCGAGCACCGGGTCCGGCGCGGTCGTGGTAGTGACGGTCGTTCCCGTCCAGTCCGTCGATGTCGAAGCACGCCCGTCGGAACTCCGCGTCGAATCGCGGAATGCACCGGTCGCTGTCTCGATCCGCTGGCGTCGGGGGTCTCCCGCATAGCCGAAGCGGTACGTGGTCGTGTGCTCGGCCGCGTCGTCACGCTCGACCCGCTGATGGTCCGTCATGCGCGTGTACAGCAGCTCCTGCTCGGTCGTCGGACCACCCGGGTCGTCGGGCGCGTCGCGATCGATGCGCAGACGACCGTCCGCCTGGTAGGTGAACAAGTGCTCGCGTCCCAGGGCGTCGGTGAAGCGCGTGAGCAGGCCCGTGAGCGACGCGTGATACAGGAACGGGCTGGCGCCTCCGCCGCGTACGTCGCCTGCGGGATTCGCGATCGAGGTGACGTAGCCGCTCGATGCGCCGGTCCCGAGCGTCAGCGTCGTCGCGAGCGAGCCTGGAGCGGTGATCACGATGCGGTTTGGGCTGGTGAGGTACGCGATTGAGGTGTAAGCGCCCTCGCGATCCCAGAATCCAGCGAGCCGCCCGTCGGTTCGGTAGTCGAACTCGACGAGTTCGGTGTGAGTCACCCCGTCGAGCGTACGGAGATGGCGCCCGCCCTCGGAGAACTCGTAGAGGATGCTGCCGTCCTCCGACGCGATCAGATGTGGCGCGATGAGGCTCGCATCGAGCAGCGGCCGCACGACCCTGAGCCGGCCTTGGTCCGCGTAGAACAGCCGGCCATCGGGCGACCACGCGACCGATCCGATCTCGGCGATCGTAGTACGTGTGGAAGCATATCCCGATTCGTTGGCTGTCCAGCAATCGCCGGTCGACAGCGAGCATGCCGCGTCGTTGAGCCCCGCGATCGTGTACACGCGTCCATCGCTCCGAACGCACCGCACGCGATGCCCAGTCTGAGTCGGGAGCCCGACGTCCAGGGGGCGTTGCGCGAAACACAGGTCCCCGCTGCGATCGAGGGCGAGCGCATAGATGTTGGGACTCGCCGAGATTCGAGCGCAGTTGCTGTCATTCGTGGTCGTGCACGCCGCAATGGCGCCGTCTGCGACGTCCGCGTTCGCTGCGCCGCCGCCGACGTGCACGCGAGCGAGTCCGTCAGGCGTGACGCGGACGATCGCAGGCTGGTAGCCAGATCCGCTCCCACGATTGAAGTAGACGGAACCGTCAGGACCGACAGCGACGGCGTAGACACCAGGGGCAGGAGTGCACAGCGCGCGGGTGTCGCCGGCGGTGCACGTCGCGCCCGCGAAGATCTCTAGGAGGGACTCGCTATCGTCGCGCGCACCTCCGATCACGTCCCGGGGCCCCGGGACGTAGCGCAGGACGCGGTTGTTTCCGCTCGCCGCGATGTAGATCGAGCCGTCGAGGCCGACCGCGACTCCGCGCGGATTCGAGAGCTGGACGCTCGCAGGCCCCACCGTCGGAACGTCCGCGGTGGGCAACGCGTCCGTCCCGTCACCCACGAGTTCGTCGAACGCTCCGGTTTCGACGTCGACGCGGTACACACGGTCGTTGTTGGGATCCGCGGCGTACAGCACACGCCCATCGCGCGACAACGCGAGCCCCGGCGCCGAGGAGATGGTGCCCGTTGCTGGACCGAACGCCTCGTTCGCCGTCGCAGCGCGCCTCCTGCGGTGCAGTCGACCGTTCCAGTAGAAGTACGCGGTGCCGTCGGGACCGACGGCGAGACCCTGGATGGTGCTGGGCAGCACGGGCGCGAGCGTGTCGGTGACGCCTGACGTGCTCTGGGCGGTCCGCTGGGTTCCGTTACTGTAGAAGAGCGTTCCGGTCGCGGGATCGTACGCGTGGTGCCCTTCGAGTCTCCAGCCGCCCAGCCCCGACTCGCGGTCATCCAGAACGCCGAGTGGCACGCGCGTCGTCACCCAGAACGTCGCGGAACCGGTGTCCGAGACATCGCCGGCAGTGACTGAATAAGCGCGGCCAAAACTCCGCTCGCTGCCCGCTGCAGGTCGGACATAGCCGGAGTCGTACTCGTAGCCGATCCGCAGGTACGCGAGCTGGACACCGATCATTCGCCGCCCGTAGGCATCGAGGCCGTCCCACATCGCGTACTGCTCGTTCCGCGCCTCCGTCGCGGTGAACGGACTCCCACTCGCGGGGATCCGACGTCCTGCGACCAGCAACTCGACCCGGACGCGGTCCGGATCGACGGCCAACGTAGCGTCCGTGATCGGGGTGAACCTTGCCGTGAATGCGTCGGCGCGCCCCGTCTGGTGCGTCGAAACGTAGCTCAAGTTGCCACCAGTGCCGACGAGCGGGACACGCTCTCCGAGCGCTTGATTCTCGCAGTGGATGACCGAGCCTGGGTTCTCCGTGAGGCAATCCGGAGACTTGGCACCTTCAGTATCGCTGGGACGCGGGAGCAATCCCAGTAGGCGCAGGAGATAATTGAGGTCCAGCGGGGAGAAGTGCCGGACTGGAGCTCGCCAGAATCGCTCTCCGTCTCCAAACCGATCAGGTTGTCCGCAGATCGCAGTTTCCTCATCAACGGGGAGCGACGGCGTAATCGAGCAGCCGCCAGCCCGGTTGACGGTAATAATCACGCCGTCGTCGCCCGCGAGCCACGCACCCCGAGTAGCGTCGTACGTACCAACCGGCACCTGGCCTTGTTTGAAGCTGGCGAGCTCGTCGCCGCGCACGTACGCGAAGACGCGATGGCCGGCGCTGGGCCCAACGAACTCGTACCCTTCGGGTACCGGAATGCCGCCGACCCGCACCTCGTAATCCGCGGCGAACGTGTAGCTCGTCGTGGCAGGGAGTTCGCCCGGCATGTCCGCGTCGAGCGGCGGCCGACATGCACCACTACGGCAGATGCCAGTCTCGCACTCCGCATCGTTCGTGCACGGATCGCCACTCGCAGTTCCGACCGTCATCTCGACCATGCAGATATCGAACTCGTCGTAGTCGCCCACGCCGTCGCGATCGACATCGATCTCCGTCCCGGCGGGCACGTACGCGCCGGTCCAGCGTTTCCCGCGTCCGTCGGGGTTACTGAGCTCTGCGCCGAATGCAAATCCCCCCGAGGCCCCGACACTTGCGCAGACCATCGCATCGCGAGGCGTGAGCACGATTTCGGGAACGCTGATCCAGTCGTTCCACGGGACATCGACGGTGCGCTGGACCGGGAGGTAGTCTGGGTGGCGAAACTCAATGGTCATCGGCCCGCCGCCATTGACCAGGAGTTCGAAGGTACCCGTCGCTTCCACCCCATCCTTGTTGAGTCTGGTTCTCGTCGCGCCGCGCTCCGGACGCCCTGCGATCGAAACTCGGACACCGGAGACGGGCATCGCGTCTCGACCGAGGACTCGTCCGCGGATTAGTGATGCGCGGTCGGGGTCCAGCGGATCGGTCACGCCCCACTGGAGGCCGTAGTCGGGGTCCACTAACCAGGACATCGCGGCGTACACGTGCGTTGGCGTGCCGCGGTCGAGCGCGGGCGCGGTCGGCTCCGTCGGCGCGAACTCGGGATCGCTTTCGTACTTGAGGACCAAGCGCGGCGCGAGTGCGGTGCCAGCTTCGCGCGAGCGAGGCTTGCACGCATTCCCACCCGACGGACCGCGGACCGCCCAGCCGTGCGCCGTGGACGGATCGGCGAGCAGTCGAAACACGTCGTTGGTCACGTCGAACACGAGCGGATCGCCGAGTTGCTCGAGCGTGTCCTCGGACGTTGCCGCGGTTGCGTGCGGACCCGACGCGCTTCCCCATCCGGTGCCCCACGGTGTCGTGCAACTGATGGAGCCATCGCCTGGGTTGCTCTCGACACGGCACGCCCACGTGGAGGTCGCCTCGTCGAACGGCTCGAGCATCCGGTGGACGGAGTAGGTCTGGAGTGAGCAGTTGTTCGTCGCGAGGACCAGCGAAGCTTCGCGCAGAACTCGGCCGTCGAGCAGAGCTGCGATCTCATTGGCGTCGAACCGGACGAGCCCGATCGCACTTGGGCCCACATCGAGGTTCGATGAGCTGCCTTCGTTCGCATCAGGAACCGCCGAGCGAACCGACGTGTCTGCGTAGCTCGGCCCGCCTGTCATTACGATCTCAGTCGAATCGAGAATGCTCTCCGATAGGACCGAGGCGTCACCATCCGAGCCGTGGGAGCTTCCCTCGCAGCTCACGGCGAGTGCGAGGAACCAGCAAACGACCCAGAGGCGACTCGCTGTGCGTCTCATCGAGGTTCTCCTCTCTAAATTGATGATCACTCGAACCCGACGACAGGCGTCGGCGTTTCCGCGGCCTCGGCAGTTCCACCGCCGAGCTGCCCATACTCGTTGTCGCCCCAGCAGCGGAGCCGGTTGGCGTCGATCACGACGCAGCGGCTCACGTCGCCGGTGCCAATCAGCCGCGCCGGCCCATCGAGATCGACGAGTGACATCCGCCCGGGCCAGCAGCGAAGCGCTGCGGGCGATTCGATCACACACCCGCCTGCCATCGCGACGACGGGGGCGCTCGCGATGAAGGCCTGCCGATGTTCCCAGCGGAGGAGGACGACGTCGCTGACGAGGGCGGTGGCGTCATCTTGTGTGCAACTCACCGCGCGCGCCGTTTGATCAGGAAAGATCGGCCGAGGCGCCGGGACCTCCTGGTAGTCGTCCATGTCGAAGAAGCGCGCTCTACCCCACGCCAGGGCCGTGCCGGACCCGGAGAGCGCGCACATCGTGCCTGGCCGACCGGACAGCGCTCCGATGTCGCTTAGCCCGGCGACGGGCTCCGGCGGCCGGGCAGGACCCTCTCCAAGGACGCTCGGACCCCAGCACCATACCGATCTGTCGTCGAGGATTGCGCAGACGTGAGCGTCCGCCGGCTCGACCTGTCGCGCCGTCCGCGGCAGCGGCACATGCACCGGTGTGCCGACAACAGCGGGCGCGCTCTCCTCGGGGACCCCCAACCTGCCTCCACTCGGATCGCCCCAGCACCACACCGACCCGCCGCGATCGACGCCGCAGACGTGAGAACCCGAGATCGCGACCTGCGCCATCGGCGGAAGACCGACCACTTGGGTCGGGAGCAGGCGCTCGTTCAGGTGATCGCGATGGATCACGCCGTGCTCGTTTGTGCCCCAACAGATGACCCGACCAGATTCGGTCAGGACGCAGGAGTGCGTACGATCTGCCGGTGCTAGACCGATAATGGAATCGGCTGTGCAGACAGCCGCTGCGCAGCGCTCTCGCAACGCACACGAGTTGCCGCAGGCGCCGCAGTGATGACGATCCGTCGCGAGCAGTGTTTCGCATCCGTCCGCCGCGTCTCCGTTGCAGTCCGCCGACTGTGCATCGCAGACGAGCTGACATACTCCTTCGACGCAGGTGCCCACGCCTCCTCGTCGCGCACATTCGGCGTTTGCGCTCTCGTCGATCGCGCCGTCGCAATCATCGTCTAGGCCGTTGCAGCGCTCGATGTCGCACCCCACATCGAGCGGGACGAGGGCGTCATGAGAAACGGCCGCATCGCGTTCCGGAAGCGCCGCGTCAAGCCCGCTCACCGCCGAATCGCCAATCTCTCCGTCGAAGACCGCCGCGTCGACGAACGATCCATCACCGACGTGCGAGCTATGACAAGCCCACAACAGTGAGCCGTACGCCCAAACTGGAATCCTCGCGCGCGGCACATTCGACAAAGTACCCGAAGCGCGGACGCTCGGTCAATCCCTCCGCTCACCCAGAGGCGCTGACCAGGGGCGCGAACAGTGTGGAGTGTTCGATCCCGCGTCCGGCGAACCTTGTTCGGGCCGCACAACTCGGTTGCGATAGGTATCTCGCCCGATCTCGAGATTCTCTTCTCGTGGAGCGTGGACAAGCGCGAAGGGGCTTCTGGAATCGGCCATCGTGACGTCGACTGGTGGTTACGCCCAACCAAGATGCCGTCTCCTGAACTCCACAACCTGCGGACGCT is a window encoding:
- a CDS encoding transposase, producing MNLSMSRSHAWVKRGMEAIDRLPMNWGKNLTLLGAIRWDGWVVLTTMFASTKADRFVDWVAKKLLPKLRRGDVIVMDNLSAHHDPRVVPLCRERGVRVLYQPPYSLDLNPIEPAWALQKQHVRRHAPRTADHLRRVARRARYRVTPRHCRSWFTHAGYSAPLR
- a CDS encoding RHS repeat-associated core domain-containing protein, translated to MRRTASRLWVVCWFLALAVSCEGSSHGSDGDASVLSESILDSTEIVMTGGPSYADTSVRSAVPDANEGSSSNLDVGPSAIGLVRFDANEIAALLDGRVLREASLVLATNNCSLQTYSVHRMLEPFDEATSTWACRVESNPGDGSISCTTPWGTGWGSASGPHATAATSEDTLEQLGDPLVFDVTNDVFRLLADPSTAHGWAVRGPSGGNACKPRSREAGTALAPRLVLKYESDPEFAPTEPTAPALDRGTPTHVYAAMSWLVDPDYGLQWGVTDPLDPDRASLIRGRVLGRDAMPVSGVRVSIAGRPERGATRTRLNKDGVEATGTFELLVNGGGPMTIEFRHPDYLPVQRTVDVPWNDWISVPEIVLTPRDAMVCASVGASGGFAFGAELSNPDGRGKRWTGAYVPAGTEIDVDRDGVGDYDEFDICMVEMTVGTASGDPCTNDAECETGICRSGACRPPLDADMPGELPATTSYTFAADYEVRVGGIPVPEGYEFVGPSAGHRVFAYVRGDELASFKQGQVPVGTYDATRGAWLAGDDGVIITVNRAGGCSITPSLPVDEETAICGQPDRFGDGERFWRAPVRHFSPLDLNYLLRLLGLLPRPSDTEGAKSPDCLTENPGSVIHCENQALGERVPLVGTGGNLSYVSTHQTGRADAFTARFTPITDATLAVDPDRVRVELLVAGRRIPASGSPFTATEARNEQYAMWDGLDAYGRRMIGVQLAYLRIGYEYDSGYVRPAAGSERSFGRAYSVTAGDVSDTGSATFWVTTRVPLGVLDDRESGLGGWRLEGHHAYDPATGTLFYSNGTQRTAQSTSGVTDTLAPVLPSTIQGLAVGPDGTAYFYWNGRLHRRRRAATANEAFGPATGTISSAPGLALSRDGRVLYAADPNNDRVYRVDVETGAFDELVGDGTDALPTADVPTVGPASVQLSNPRGVAVGLDGSIYIAASGNNRVLRYVPGPRDVIGGARDDSESLLEIFAGATCTAGDTRALCTPAPGVYAVAVGPDGSVYFNRGSGSGYQPAIVRVTPDGLARVHVGGGAANADVADGAIAACTTTNDSNCARISASPNIYALALDRSGDLCFAQRPLDVGLPTQTGHRVRCVRSDGRVYTIAGLNDAACSLSTGDCWTANESGYASTRTTIAEIGSVAWSPDGRLFYADQGRLRVVRPLLDASLIAPHLIASEDGSILYEFSEGGRHLRTLDGVTHTELVEFDYRTDGRLAGFWDREGAYTSIAYLTSPNRIVITAPGSLATTLTLGTGASSGYVTSIANPAGDVRGGGASPFLYHASLTGLLTRFTDALGREHLFTYQADGRLRIDRDAPDDPGGPTTEQELLYTRMTDHQRVERDDAAEHTTTYRFGYAGDPRRQRIETATGAFRDSTRSSDGRASTSTDWTGTTVTTTTAPDPVLAGASRLARLTISRPEAGASETTFARTRTNSASWTQTDSMTNGDRTFAQTTAFDDAIDEYTVVSNSESADPSRRVTTVLDSRGRVTQISIPGQHPICVSYASATSDRPSDVIQAPLSGGTCNASATPRRHTHFDYHPTRRWLVGVTQQGETTTLTPDDRGWTTSALLPGRSDVVDIERDAEANLRWIETPGHSSSQRHEFAYTGRDLPDTYTPPAATYSGAQIVSTTYMLDGQPDQITLRDGRVVDYGYEPDGRVSSVGGTSTFPDDAIAVQLDAGGRLASVARGTQALNREYDGDLLQSETWSGLINGVVEHWSAPNWTGSVLATETVSFDASPEQVVSHELDDDMWPSGVSISPALPSVVLSYSTNARAVVTGDIESDESVSAFGEIALLDYTDASTGTTLMRREVCRRDANGRIEAVLETTSSGTRREEYDYDAAGRLEGWRQIPGCSTCGATCSGPWTTYAYDDAGNRLTHAPNAEDQPTVGGRTYNAIGQLSSRSYGASGTGTFAHDRFGHLRRFTLGSTAHTYVYDGAGRLVGVEEPSGAFEEFLYRDALEPIGWRRHWLSGSTWIDDYAYFGYASRPHAPDAMWIDRGGDGTIDFTYRIVLDERGSVRRIVDLATGSVVQSIDYDPWGVPTFGGAVRAQPFGFAGGIYLPAPQLWHFGARDYDSALGRWTTKDPILFRGGLNLYEYAGSDPVNRADPSGLFVVAVGGTFGAALGHGVAGGTGVYVDIYRENNSWHMEYGVYFSGSYSNGVSIGAGAGVAVSINPGRRSDFEGVAQGFGVGFAARQAGFTVDVSWPIGSGGYGDIQFDRPPTISVGWQGGGEIDFHGAIGKTWAFPHGHIDFDGGPVPVRGRATSAAHSRPCP